The following are encoded together in the Piscinibacter lacus genome:
- a CDS encoding CysB family HTH-type transcriptional regulator, which yields MNFQQLRAVRETARSGYNLTEVAQLLHLSQPGISRQIRDLEGELGFEIFVRAGKRLTKLTPPGEALLPVVERLLLEAENLKRVAEDFTAVTTGRLSIAATHSQARYALPTAVRDFRKLYPQVSLTMHQGSPKQVAQMLLSGEADIGVATEALAQYDQLVALPCYRWTHSLIVPPQHPLLQSHEPVSLEQLVAFPIITYEPGYTGRAHIDEAFRVAGLVPDVVLSAMDADVIKTYVELGLGVGIVASIAYDEERDRSLRAIDARHLFEINLTRLAVRRGSWLRGFAYDFIESFAPTLNRKLVERSMAGDPIEI from the coding sequence ATGAACTTCCAACAGCTCCGCGCCGTACGCGAGACGGCTCGGTCGGGCTACAACCTGACCGAGGTCGCCCAGCTCCTGCACCTCTCGCAGCCCGGCATCAGCCGGCAGATCCGCGATCTGGAGGGTGAGCTCGGTTTCGAGATCTTCGTACGCGCCGGCAAGCGCCTGACCAAGCTGACGCCGCCCGGCGAAGCCTTGCTTCCAGTGGTCGAGCGCCTGTTGCTCGAGGCCGAGAACCTCAAGCGGGTCGCCGAGGACTTCACCGCCGTCACCACCGGCCGCCTGTCGATCGCAGCCACCCACTCCCAGGCACGCTACGCCCTGCCCACCGCAGTGCGCGACTTCCGCAAGCTTTATCCCCAGGTGAGCCTGACCATGCACCAGGGCTCGCCCAAACAAGTGGCCCAGATGCTCTTGTCGGGCGAAGCCGACATCGGCGTGGCCACCGAGGCCCTCGCCCAGTACGACCAGCTCGTGGCCTTGCCCTGCTACCGCTGGACGCACAGCCTCATCGTGCCACCGCAGCATCCCCTGCTGCAAAGCCATGAACCGGTCTCGCTGGAGCAACTGGTGGCCTTCCCCATCATCACCTACGAGCCGGGCTACACCGGCCGGGCCCACATCGATGAAGCCTTCCGTGTTGCCGGCCTGGTGCCAGACGTCGTGCTGAGCGCGATGGATGCTGACGTCATCAAGACCTATGTCGAGCTGGGCCTCGGCGTGGGCATCGTGGCCTCGATTGCCTACGACGAGGAACGAGACCGCAGTCTGCGTGCGATCGATGCACGCCATTTGTTCGAGATCAACCTCACCCGCCTTGCCGTGCGCCGTGGTAGCTGGCTGCGCGGCTTTGCCTACGATTTCATCGAGTCCTTCGCCCCGACGCTGAACCGCAAGCTGGTCGAGCGCTCCATGGCCGGCGATCCAATCGAGATCTAG
- a CDS encoding sulfate ABC transporter substrate-binding protein: MQSLPSLSRALRRALIGLSVGLLAATAFAKDITLLNVSYDPTRELYVDFNKAFAAHWKAKTGDTVTIKQSHGGSGKQARSVIDGLEADVVTLALAYDVDELHAKAQLIPADWQKRLKHNSAPYTSTIVFLVRKGNPKGIKDWDDLVKPGVAVITPNPKTSGGARWNYLAAWGYALKKFGGDEKKAQAFVGQILANVPVLDSGARGSLVTFTERGVGDVFLSWENEAFLATKELGPDKFEVVVPSLSILAEPPVTVVDKVVDKKGTREVATAYLEFLYSPVGQDLAGQNYYRPIDAKAAAKYAKQFTKVTLFTIDEVFGGWAKAQKTHFADGGTFDQVYTKK, from the coding sequence ATGCAATCCCTTCCCTCCCTGTCCCGCGCCCTGCGTCGCGCCCTGATCGGCCTGTCCGTCGGTCTGCTGGCCGCCACCGCCTTCGCCAAGGACATCACCCTGCTGAATGTGTCCTACGACCCGACGCGCGAGCTCTACGTCGACTTCAACAAGGCCTTCGCAGCCCACTGGAAGGCCAAGACCGGCGACACCGTCACCATCAAGCAGTCGCACGGCGGCTCGGGCAAGCAGGCCCGCTCGGTGATCGACGGCCTGGAGGCCGATGTGGTCACCCTGGCCCTGGCCTATGACGTGGACGAACTGCATGCCAAGGCCCAGCTCATCCCTGCCGACTGGCAGAAGCGACTGAAGCACAACAGTGCGCCCTACACCTCGACCATCGTGTTCCTGGTGCGCAAGGGCAACCCCAAGGGCATCAAGGACTGGGACGACTTGGTCAAGCCCGGCGTGGCCGTCATCACCCCCAACCCCAAGACCTCCGGCGGCGCGCGCTGGAACTACCTGGCGGCATGGGGCTATGCGCTGAAGAAGTTCGGCGGCGACGAGAAGAAGGCGCAGGCCTTCGTGGGCCAGATCCTGGCCAACGTCCCGGTGCTCGACAGCGGCGCACGCGGTTCGCTTGTCACCTTCACCGAGCGGGGTGTCGGCGACGTCTTCCTTTCGTGGGAGAACGAAGCCTTCCTCGCCACCAAGGAACTGGGCCCGGACAAGTTCGAGGTCGTCGTGCCCAGCCTGTCCATCCTGGCCGAGCCGCCGGTCACCGTGGTCGACAAGGTGGTCGACAAGAAGGGCACCCGCGAAGTCGCCACCGCCTACCTCGAGTTCCTCTACTCGCCGGTGGGCCAGGATCTGGCCGGCCAGAACTACTACCGTCCGATCGATGCGAAGGCTGCCGCCAAGTACGCCAAGCAGTTCACCAAGGTGACGCTCTTCACCATCGACGAAGTCTTCGGCGGCTGGGCCAAGGCGCAGAAGACGCACTTCGCCGACGGTGGAACCTTTGATCAGGTCTACACCAAGAAGTGA
- a CDS encoding MBL fold metallo-hydrolase has translation MQRRHLLAAGLSAAAASPLAWLAAPGAWAQAAAELGTPSLPTPGFRRMKVGEAEVIALNDGIARRPLGEEFVKNAPLAEVRELLARQGLPTGHIDIPFTAFLVNSGGRRILLDTGFGEHGGPSTGRLLGHLAAAGFQPGDIDTVLISHYHGDHIQGLRRKDGSLVYPRAQVLVPEPEHAFWMDEAAMNARPEAQRGGFQVARRVFSDLPAGQLQRFTPGSELAPGLRSVAAFGHTPGHTLFELQSAGQTFVYVADLTNVPALFARNPDWAVSFDMDAEAARRVRRATLQRVVESRALVGGYHFPFPAFGRIVAQGEGYAFQPA, from the coding sequence ATGCAACGTCGCCACCTTCTTGCCGCCGGCCTGTCGGCCGCCGCCGCCTCCCCGCTGGCCTGGCTCGCAGCCCCGGGCGCCTGGGCCCAGGCGGCGGCCGAGCTGGGCACGCCCAGCCTGCCCACGCCCGGCTTCCGCCGCATGAAGGTGGGCGAGGCCGAGGTGATCGCCCTCAACGACGGCATCGCCCGCCGCCCCCTGGGCGAGGAGTTCGTGAAGAACGCGCCCCTGGCCGAAGTGCGCGAACTGCTGGCCCGCCAGGGCCTGCCGACCGGGCACATCGACATCCCCTTCACCGCCTTCCTGGTGAACAGCGGCGGCCGCCGCATCCTGCTGGACACCGGCTTCGGCGAGCACGGCGGCCCGAGCACCGGCCGCCTGCTCGGCCACCTGGCCGCCGCGGGCTTCCAGCCCGGCGACATCGACACCGTGCTGATCAGCCACTACCACGGCGACCACATCCAGGGCCTGCGCCGCAAGGACGGCAGCCTCGTCTACCCGCGCGCCCAGGTGCTGGTGCCCGAGCCCGAGCACGCCTTCTGGATGGACGAGGCGGCGATGAACGCCCGGCCCGAGGCCCAGCGCGGCGGCTTCCAGGTCGCGCGGCGCGTCTTCTCCGACCTGCCGGCCGGGCAGCTCCAGCGCTTCACGCCCGGCAGCGAGCTGGCGCCGGGCCTGCGCTCGGTCGCCGCCTTCGGCCACACCCCGGGCCACACCCTGTTCGAGTTGCAGTCCGCCGGCCAGACCTTCGTCTACGTGGCCGACCTCACCAATGTGCCGGCGCTCTTCGCCCGCAACCCCGACTGGGCCGTCAGCTTCGACATGGACGCCGAGGCCGCACGCCGCGTGCGGCGTGCCACCCTGCAGCGCGTGGTTGAAAGCCGGGCCCTGGTCGGCGGCTACCACTTCCCCTTCCCGGCCTTTGGCCGCATCGTCGCCCAAGGCGAGGGCTATGCCTTCCAGCCGGCCTGA
- the cysW gene encoding sulfate ABC transporter permease subunit CysW, producing the protein MTAPTLTPSPFRESTHEPPWVRRLLIGAALAFLTFFLFVPLTIVFFEAFKKGVEVYLAAVTEPDALSAIRLTLIAAAISVPLNLVFGVAAAWCIAKFDFRGKNLLLTLIDLPFSVSPVISGLIYVLIFGLQGWFGEWLRDHDLKVIFALPGIVLATTFVTFPFIARELIPLMQAQGIEQEEAARVLGANGWQIFWRVTLPNVKWALLYGVILCNARAMGEFGAVSVVSGHIRGETNTMPLHIEILYNEYQFAAAFAVASLLAGLALVTLVLKYVVEQRVKAEVRGTGALAPEPLAAAPSPASTPASPRPARVPGVHGV; encoded by the coding sequence ATGACGGCCCCCACCCTGACCCCATCCCCCTTCCGGGAGAGCACCCACGAGCCCCCCTGGGTGCGTCGGCTCCTGATCGGCGCGGCCCTGGCCTTCCTCACCTTCTTCCTCTTCGTTCCGCTGACCATCGTCTTCTTCGAGGCCTTCAAGAAAGGCGTCGAGGTCTATCTGGCGGCGGTCACCGAGCCCGACGCCCTGTCGGCCATCCGGCTCACCTTGATTGCCGCGGCGATCAGCGTGCCGCTGAACCTGGTCTTCGGCGTGGCGGCGGCCTGGTGCATCGCCAAGTTCGATTTCCGCGGCAAGAACCTGCTGCTGACGCTGATCGACCTGCCTTTCAGCGTGAGTCCGGTGATCTCCGGCCTGATCTATGTGCTGATCTTCGGCCTGCAGGGCTGGTTCGGCGAGTGGCTGCGCGACCATGACCTGAAGGTCATCTTTGCCCTCCCCGGCATCGTGCTGGCCACCACCTTCGTGACCTTTCCCTTCATCGCCCGCGAGCTGATCCCGCTGATGCAGGCCCAGGGCATCGAGCAGGAGGAGGCCGCCCGCGTGCTGGGGGCCAACGGCTGGCAGATCTTCTGGCGCGTGACGCTGCCCAATGTGAAGTGGGCGCTGCTCTACGGCGTGATCCTGTGCAACGCCCGGGCGATGGGCGAGTTCGGTGCCGTCAGCGTGGTCTCGGGCCACATCCGCGGCGAGACCAACACCATGCCGCTGCACATTGAGATCCTCTACAACGAATACCAGTTCGCGGCCGCTTTCGCGGTGGCTTCGCTGCTGGCCGGCCTGGCCCTGGTCACGCTGGTGCTGAAGTACGTGGTCGAGCAGCGGGTGAAGGCCGAGGTGCGCGGCACCGGCGCGCTGGCCCCGGAGCCCCTCGCGGCGGCACCGTCCCCGGCATCGACCCCCGCATCCCCCCGCCCGGCCCGTGTGCCCGGCGTTCACGGAGTCTGA
- a CDS encoding TOBE domain-containing protein — protein sequence MSISAINVRNQFRGRIREILEGPVVSEIDVETPAGLVVTSVITTRSVRDLGLTVGKEVIALVKSTEVSIAAL from the coding sequence ATGAGCATCAGCGCCATCAACGTCCGCAACCAGTTCCGCGGCCGCATCCGGGAGATCCTGGAAGGCCCGGTCGTTTCCGAGATCGATGTCGAGACTCCGGCAGGCCTAGTGGTGACCTCGGTCATTACCACCCGCTCGGTCCGCGACCTCGGCCTGACCGTCGGCAAGGAGGTGATCGCCCTGGTCAAGTCGACCGAGGTCTCGATCGCTGCGCTCTGA
- a CDS encoding sulfate ABC transporter substrate-binding protein: MPGRIPMAGRRAVLGLLLALPLAAAQAADISLLNVSYDVSREFYKDYNAAFAAHWQKTSGEVLTLKQSHGGSSKQARSVAEGLEADVITMNQANDIDILHDRGGLIPADWAKRLPNNSAPTTSVSVILVRKGNPLKILDWTDLGRSGVSVIIPNPKTSGNGRYTYLAAWGAALKNGVSPAAAQALAERIFRNVPVLDGGGRGATTTFAQRKIGDALVTFESEVPLIQREFGDDFDVIYPRWTVLAENPVSVVDKVVDKRGTRKQAEAYLRHLWSPEGQTIAAKHALRPRDPKVLAAYAKAFPKVGTFTIDEVFGGWKKAQKDHFDDGGLYDQVILRAKQK; encoded by the coding sequence ATGCCCGGACGCATCCCCATGGCGGGCAGGCGGGCCGTCCTCGGCCTGCTGCTGGCCCTGCCCCTGGCCGCCGCGCAAGCGGCCGATATCAGCCTGCTCAACGTCAGCTACGACGTCTCGCGCGAGTTCTACAAGGACTACAACGCCGCCTTCGCCGCCCACTGGCAGAAGACGAGCGGCGAGGTGCTGACGCTCAAGCAGTCGCACGGTGGCAGCAGCAAGCAGGCGCGCAGCGTGGCCGAGGGCCTGGAGGCCGATGTCATCACGATGAACCAGGCCAATGACATCGACATCCTGCACGACCGCGGTGGCCTGATCCCGGCGGACTGGGCCAAGCGCCTGCCGAACAACAGTGCGCCGACGACCTCGGTCTCGGTGATCCTGGTGCGCAAGGGCAATCCGCTGAAGATCCTGGACTGGACGGACCTGGGCCGCAGTGGGGTCTCGGTGATCATTCCGAATCCCAAGACCTCGGGCAACGGCCGCTACACCTACCTGGCCGCCTGGGGTGCGGCGCTGAAGAACGGCGTGTCGCCGGCGGCGGCGCAGGCCCTGGCCGAGCGCATCTTCCGCAATGTGCCGGTACTCGACGGCGGCGGACGGGGTGCGACGACGACCTTCGCGCAGCGCAAGATCGGCGATGCGCTGGTGACCTTCGAGAGCGAGGTGCCGCTGATCCAGCGCGAGTTCGGCGACGACTTCGACGTGATCTACCCGCGGTGGACCGTGCTGGCCGAGAACCCGGTGTCGGTGGTGGACAAGGTCGTCGACAAGCGTGGCACCCGCAAGCAGGCCGAGGCCTATCTGCGCCATCTGTGGTCGCCCGAGGGCCAGACGATCGCCGCGAAGCATGCGCTGCGCCCGCGCGATCCGAAGGTGCTGGCCGCGTACGCCAAGGCCTTCCCCAAGGTGGGCACCTTCACGATCGACGAGGTCTTCGGCGGCTGGAAGAAGGCGCAGAAGGACCACTTCGACGACGGGGGCCTGTACGACCAGGTGATCCTGCGCGCCAAGCAGAAGTGA
- the cysT gene encoding sulfate ABC transporter permease subunit CysT, protein MIFSRTLLKRHTVLPGFDLALGFTVLYLSFIVLIPLSAAFLKTATMTWPAFWDTVSSPRVVASYKLTFGASLAGALLNAFFGLIVAWVLVRYEFPLKRIVDALVDLPFALPTAVAGIALTALYAENGWIGQWLPFKVSFTPLGVFVALTFIGLPFVVRTLQPVLEDLSRELEEAAATLGASRWQTFRHVIFPILSPALLTGFALAFARALGEYGSVIFIAGNMPMVSEITPLLIITKLEQYDYAGATAIAVVMLVTAFTLLLAINGLQAWTRARQGR, encoded by the coding sequence ATGATCTTCTCGCGCACCCTGCTCAAGCGTCACACCGTGCTGCCGGGCTTCGACCTGGCGCTGGGCTTCACCGTGCTCTACCTGAGCTTCATCGTGCTGATTCCGCTGAGCGCGGCCTTCCTGAAGACCGCGACCATGACCTGGCCGGCCTTCTGGGACACGGTCAGCTCGCCGCGGGTGGTGGCGTCCTACAAGCTGACCTTCGGCGCCTCGCTGGCGGGGGCGCTGCTCAATGCCTTCTTCGGCCTGATCGTGGCCTGGGTGCTGGTGCGCTACGAGTTCCCGCTCAAGCGCATCGTCGATGCGCTGGTGGACCTGCCCTTCGCGCTGCCGACCGCGGTGGCCGGCATCGCGCTGACGGCGCTGTATGCCGAGAACGGCTGGATCGGCCAGTGGCTGCCTTTCAAGGTCAGCTTCACGCCGCTGGGGGTGTTCGTGGCCCTGACCTTCATCGGCCTGCCCTTCGTCGTGCGCACGCTGCAGCCGGTGCTGGAGGACTTGAGCCGCGAGCTGGAGGAGGCGGCCGCCACGCTGGGTGCGAGCCGCTGGCAGACCTTCCGCCACGTGATCTTCCCCATCCTGTCGCCGGCCCTTCTCACCGGCTTCGCGCTGGCCTTCGCCCGCGCCCTGGGGGAGTACGGCAGCGTGATCTTCATCGCCGGCAACATGCCGATGGTCAGCGAGATCACACCCCTGCTGATCATCACCAAGCTGGAGCAGTATGACTACGCCGGCGCCACGGCCATCGCGGTGGTGATGCTGGTCACCGCCTTCACGCTGCTGCTGGCCATCAACGGCCTGCAGGCCTGGACCCGCGCCCGCCAGGGTCGCTGA
- a CDS encoding RBBP9/YdeN family alpha/beta hydrolase has product MPSLRHPPRRQVRLLVVPGLRNSGPGHWQSWLERQQRGARRVVQDDWSTPDLNRWSARIETTLRAEPESLWLAVAHSFGCVALARHLVDDPDSPIVAAMMVAPASPARFGLEQAVPEAALPLPSVLVGSENDPWMSLEGARSLARRWGAHWVSLGLAGHINAESGHATLPLASAWVRAMRQQLAREQRPELADWREWSFAV; this is encoded by the coding sequence ATGCCCAGCCTGCGTCATCCACCGCGCCGCCAGGTGCGGCTGCTGGTCGTGCCGGGGCTGCGTAACAGCGGTCCGGGGCACTGGCAGAGCTGGCTGGAGCGGCAGCAGCGCGGGGCGCGTCGGGTGGTGCAGGACGACTGGAGCACACCCGACCTCAATCGCTGGAGCGCCCGCATCGAGACCACCCTGCGCGCTGAACCGGAAAGTCTGTGGCTCGCGGTTGCGCACAGCTTCGGTTGCGTGGCCCTGGCACGTCACCTGGTCGACGACCCGGATTCCCCGATCGTCGCGGCCATGATGGTGGCGCCGGCCTCACCAGCACGCTTCGGCCTTGAACAGGCCGTGCCCGAGGCCGCACTGCCACTGCCCAGCGTGCTGGTCGGCAGCGAGAACGACCCCTGGATGAGCCTGGAGGGTGCCCGCAGCCTGGCTCGTCGCTGGGGCGCGCACTGGGTCTCCCTGGGGCTCGCGGGGCACATCAATGCCGAATCCGGCCATGCCACCTTGCCCCTCGCCAGCGCCTGGGTCCGGGCGATGCGCCAGCAGCTTGCCCGCGAGCAGCGCCCCGAACTGGCCGACTGGCGCGAGTGGTCCTTCGCGGTGTAG
- a CDS encoding OprO/OprP family phosphate-selective porin has protein sequence MPSFTPPSLTRRSSAVLGILVSLALGEARAEDARLRALEQRLHDLEHALAEARASAEQIRAAAHAVPTVPSVPKAPGPSSSLVKPTPDGGFALVDAERGNELRFSAMVQLDSRLFLEGETATGSKLEDGFLLRRIRPTLSGQFAGLGFRIAPELSGNGTGANVALLDAFVDIPTGRTGFLRVGKQKSAISLDRLRVATALPLVERGLANELAPNRDLGLAWYGQAFSGGAQFVLGLFNGAADGRDVALRDDGGKEVHARVFFEPFRNESSLLNGLGFGVSATAGRKRSEGPGAAASASLPRYRSAAQEEFFAYSSGVVADGHHRRLFPQLSYFHRNAGFVAELGVSEQVLQRESQTRRLRHTAYDVTLSWVPTGQPITFRGVQLTGSESALELGLRASGLRIDPRAFEGGLTRFASPDVAARRAQNLGLGLSWHVNRQVKWSLDVNRTRYQGGAPGGADRQTEDVVMGRFQLVY, from the coding sequence ATGCCCTCTTTCACCCCTCCATCCCTTACCCGCCGGTCATCGGCTGTGCTCGGAATCTTGGTCAGCCTTGCACTGGGCGAAGCCCGGGCCGAAGACGCACGGCTGCGGGCCCTCGAGCAGCGCTTGCATGACTTAGAGCATGCCCTTGCTGAGGCCAGGGCCTCCGCAGAGCAAATCCGAGCTGCCGCCCATGCCGTTCCCACCGTTCCAAGCGTGCCAAAGGCGCCCGGACCGTCATCCTCATTAGTTAAGCCAACCCCAGATGGCGGCTTCGCTCTGGTCGATGCAGAGCGCGGGAACGAACTGCGCTTCAGCGCCATGGTCCAGCTCGACAGCCGGTTGTTCCTGGAGGGCGAGACTGCCACCGGATCCAAGCTGGAGGACGGCTTCCTGCTGCGCCGGATCCGCCCCACCCTTTCCGGCCAGTTCGCTGGGTTGGGCTTTCGGATCGCGCCGGAACTCAGCGGCAACGGGACCGGGGCAAACGTAGCCCTGCTCGATGCTTTCGTCGACATACCGACCGGCCGGACCGGTTTTCTGCGCGTAGGGAAGCAGAAGAGCGCGATTAGCCTGGATCGGCTGCGGGTTGCCACAGCTCTGCCCCTGGTGGAGCGGGGCTTGGCCAATGAACTGGCCCCTAATCGCGATCTTGGTCTGGCTTGGTATGGCCAAGCGTTCAGTGGCGGGGCGCAGTTTGTACTGGGCCTGTTCAACGGCGCCGCCGACGGTCGGGATGTCGCTCTGCGCGATGACGGCGGCAAGGAGGTCCATGCGCGGGTGTTCTTCGAGCCTTTCCGCAACGAGTCGAGCCTACTCAACGGCCTCGGGTTCGGGGTGAGTGCCACGGCCGGGCGCAAGCGCTCCGAAGGCCCCGGCGCCGCTGCGTCTGCCAGCCTTCCCCGCTACCGTTCAGCAGCGCAAGAAGAGTTCTTCGCATACAGCAGCGGGGTAGTTGCTGACGGGCATCACCGACGGCTCTTCCCCCAGCTGAGCTATTTCCACAGAAATGCTGGATTTGTTGCGGAGCTGGGCGTATCGGAGCAGGTGCTTCAACGCGAAAGTCAGACCCGGCGACTGCGTCACACAGCGTATGACGTCACCCTGTCCTGGGTGCCAACCGGGCAACCCATCACCTTTCGTGGCGTGCAGCTTACGGGGAGCGAATCCGCTTTGGAGCTCGGGCTCCGTGCCTCAGGGCTACGCATCGACCCGAGGGCATTTGAGGGCGGTCTAACTCGCTTTGCCAGCCCGGACGTCGCGGCTCGGCGTGCGCAGAACCTAGGCCTAGGACTGAGTTGGCACGTTAATCGCCAAGTCAAATGGTCGCTCGACGTCAATCGCACCCGCTATCAAGGTGGGGCGCCTGGTGGCGCCGACCGACAGACCGAGGACGTGGTGATGGGTCGCTTCCAGCTCGTCTACTAG
- a CDS encoding T6SS immunity protein Tdi1 domain-containing protein, whose product MRSHPAPELLHLLDAEGLQALRSAWAWRLGEAWQPLMASVIGDVFVLTPAGSVWWLSTASGDLEQVADSPAAFRARLSDPEAQDEWFLPGLVYALREHGKELLPGQLYGYSVLPVFEGGSFSVENMLPVDAAAHYTLSGELLRAAARRRPGEALGAVSLGD is encoded by the coding sequence GTGCGCTCCCACCCCGCCCCCGAGCTGCTGCATCTCCTCGACGCCGAAGGCCTGCAAGCCCTGCGCAGCGCCTGGGCCTGGCGCCTGGGCGAGGCCTGGCAGCCCCTGATGGCCAGCGTGATCGGCGACGTCTTCGTGCTCACCCCGGCCGGCAGCGTCTGGTGGCTCAGCACCGCCAGCGGCGACCTGGAGCAGGTGGCCGACAGCCCGGCCGCCTTCCGCGCCCGCCTGTCCGATCCCGAGGCCCAGGACGAATGGTTCCTGCCCGGCCTCGTCTACGCCCTGCGCGAGCACGGCAAGGAGCTGCTGCCCGGACAGCTCTACGGCTACAGCGTGCTGCCCGTGTTCGAAGGCGGCAGCTTCTCGGTCGAGAACATGTTGCCGGTGGACGCCGCCGCGCACTACACGCTCAGCGGCGAACTGCTGCGCGCCGCAGCCCGCCGCCGGCCGGGGGAGGCGCTGGGGGCGGTGTCCCTGGGGGACTGA
- a CDS encoding histidine phosphatase family protein, with the protein MPSSRPEPRAAGRRRLLRAGLAAGGGAWLAGLPLRAAALGPDELAARLREGGVVIAFRHALAPGTFDPPGFTLDDCRSQRNLSDAGRAQARQIGAWFEARGLRPARVRSSPWCRCLDTARLAFGMAEAWPALGSPYGARESSNAENLAALRQALAEARQQPGRFEAWVTHMFVLSDLGLGGASSGEGLLLRAQPSGAVELLGRLAPPP; encoded by the coding sequence ATGCCTTCCAGCCGGCCTGAGCCCCGCGCGGCCGGCCGCCGCCGCCTGCTGCGCGCCGGCCTGGCCGCCGGCGGCGGCGCCTGGCTGGCCGGGCTGCCGCTGCGCGCCGCAGCGCTCGGGCCGGACGAGCTGGCGGCCCGGCTGCGCGAAGGCGGCGTGGTCATCGCCTTCCGCCATGCGCTCGCGCCCGGCACCTTCGATCCGCCCGGCTTCACCCTGGACGACTGCCGCAGCCAGCGCAATCTCTCGGACGCCGGCCGCGCCCAGGCCCGCCAGATCGGCGCCTGGTTCGAAGCCCGCGGCCTGCGCCCGGCGCGCGTGCGCAGCAGCCCCTGGTGCCGCTGCCTGGACACCGCCCGGCTCGCCTTCGGCATGGCCGAAGCCTGGCCCGCACTCGGCTCGCCCTACGGCGCCCGCGAAAGCAGCAACGCCGAAAACCTGGCCGCCCTGCGCCAGGCCCTGGCCGAAGCCCGCCAGCAGCCCGGCCGCTTCGAAGCCTGGGTGACCCACATGTTCGTGCTGTCCGACCTGGGCCTGGGCGGCGCCAGCTCGGGCGAAGGCCTGCTGCTGCGCGCGCAGCCCTCGGGGGCAGTGGAACTGCTGGGGCGGCTGGCGCCGCCGCCCTGA
- a CDS encoding sulfate/molybdate ABC transporter ATP-binding protein: MSIEIRQLRKAFGKTVVCDDLNLDIPSGELVALLGPSGSGKTTLLRIIAGLEVPDAGSVRFHGQDTTHTDVRERQVGFVFQHYALFGHMSIFENVAFGLRVRPKATRPSEAAIRKKVTELLKLVQLDWIADRYPHQLSGGQRQRIALARALAVEPKVLLLDEPFGALDAKVRKELRRWLRRLHDEVHVTSVFVTHDQEEAMEVADRVVVMNEGRIEQEGTPDQVYDHPASPFVLNFLGDVNLFHGRLGHGPGAPAGEVSYVRPHELQILAQPEEGSLPVVLGQVLTVGPNTRLEFRRRDEAGYVDVELPRSEYQVLRDSLGLAPGSEVHLRPRRITRFAAA; encoded by the coding sequence ATGAGCATCGAGATCCGCCAGTTGCGCAAGGCCTTTGGCAAGACCGTCGTCTGCGACGACTTGAACCTGGACATCCCTTCCGGCGAGCTGGTCGCCTTGCTCGGCCCCTCGGGCTCGGGCAAGACCACGCTGCTGCGCATCATCGCGGGCCTGGAGGTGCCGGACGCGGGCAGCGTGCGCTTCCACGGCCAGGACACGACGCACACCGACGTGCGCGAGCGCCAGGTCGGCTTCGTGTTCCAGCACTATGCGCTGTTCGGCCACATGAGCATCTTCGAGAACGTGGCTTTCGGCCTGCGCGTGCGGCCCAAGGCCACCCGGCCCAGCGAGGCGGCCATCCGCAAGAAGGTGACGGAGCTGCTGAAGCTGGTGCAGCTTGACTGGATCGCCGACCGCTACCCGCACCAGCTCTCCGGCGGCCAGCGCCAGCGCATCGCGCTGGCCCGTGCCCTGGCCGTCGAACCCAAGGTGCTGCTGCTCGACGAGCCCTTCGGTGCCCTCGACGCGAAGGTGCGCAAGGAACTGCGCCGCTGGCTGCGCCGCCTGCACGACGAAGTGCATGTCACCAGCGTCTTCGTCACCCACGATCAAGAGGAGGCCATGGAAGTGGCCGACCGAGTGGTCGTGATGAACGAGGGCCGCATCGAGCAGGAGGGCACCCCCGACCAGGTCTACGACCATCCGGCTTCGCCCTTCGTGCTGAACTTCCTGGGCGACGTGAACCTCTTCCATGGCCGCCTCGGCCACGGGCCCGGCGCGCCGGCCGGCGAAGTCAGCTACGTGCGTCCGCACGAGCTGCAGATCCTGGCCCAGCCGGAGGAGGGCAGCCTGCCGGTGGTGCTCGGCCAGGTGCTGACGGTCGGCCCGAACACCCGGCTGGAGTTCCGGCGCCGTGACGAGGCCGGCTATGTCGATGTCGAGCTGCCGCGCAGCGAGTACCAGGTCCTGCGTGACAGCCTGGGCCTGGCACCGGGCTCGGAAGTGCATCTGAGACCTCGGCGCATCACGCGCTTCGCGGCGGCCTGA